In Humulus lupulus chromosome 7, drHumLupu1.1, whole genome shotgun sequence, the following are encoded in one genomic region:
- the LOC133790943 gene encoding probable methyltransferase At1g29790 — translation MKRQCFPKCRIASIMGWLQIVLGGLVIVVSVSNFFRFYSAGFFLHNEDICKHFYAVIPENKVVDEGFDIIALSNRIAEVLSKMDSLQEKLELAVLQMEKKNELLDKTTITRLEHKKYLEQEVIRPLYSAHIALRQIRLPKLEGLRNSTMKENPLINTFVTEEIRKYITPKENRVGKINIYGTEKVLNTIGHSCVLNKKELEQYMDYDIGSYCNDDWNLAQKLMLSGCDPLPRRRCLTRASKVYQKPYPINESLWKIPDDRNVRWGNYQCRNFQCLSSKNPKRGYSKCTGCFEMEKEKLKWMSNSSTPIDILISDVLAIKPGEIRIGLDFGVSTGSFAARMREKNVTIITTALNLGAPFNEMIALRGLVPLYLTLNQRLPFFDNTMDLIHTSGFLDGWIDLLLMDFILFDWDRILRPGGLLWIERFFCNRKDLDDFMYMFLQFRYKKHKWAISPKSKDEVYFSALLEKPPRAI, via the coding sequence ATGAAAAGGCAGTGCTTTCCAAAATGCAGAATCGCCAGTATAATGGGTTGGCTTCAGATTGTATTGGGAGGGCTTGTAATAGTAGTTAGTGTGTCAAATTTTTTCAGGTTCTATTCTGCTGGATTTTTCTTGCATAATGAAGACATATGCAAACATTTTTATGCTGTGATTCCTGAGAATAAGGTTGTCGATGAAGGGTTCGATATAATAGCACTATCGAATCGAATTGCTGAAGTGTTAAGCAAGATGGACAGCTTACAAGAAAAGCTTGAGTTGGCAGTACTGCAAATGGAGAAGAAGAATGAGCTTTTAGACAAAACTACTATTACAAGATTGGAGCACAAGAAGTACTTGGAGCAGGAAGTGATTAGGCCTCTTTACAGTGCTCATATTGCTCTTAGGCAGATTCGTTTGCCTAAGCTTGAAGGACTTAGAAATTCAACAATGAAGGAAAATCCTTTGATCAACACTTTTGTCACTGAAGAGATCAGGAAATACATAACCCCAAAAGAGAACAGAGTTGGAAAAATCAATATATATGGGACTGAGAAGGTATTAAATACAATTGGACATTCATGTGTTTTGAACAAGAAAGAGTTGGAGCAGTACATGGATTATGACATTGGATCTTACTGCAATGATGACTGGAACTTAGCTCAGAAGCTGATGCTCAGTGGTTGTGATCCATTGCCTCGGAGGAGGTGCTTGACTAGAGCCTCCAAGGTCTACCAGAAGCCATACCCCATCAATGAGTCCCTTTGGAAAATCCCAGATGACAGAAACGTGAGGTGGGGAAATTATCAGTGCAGAAACTTTCAATGCTTGTCAAGTAAAAATCCCAAGAGGGGTTATTCAAAATGCACTGGATGTTTTGAAATGGAGAAAGAAAAgctcaaatggatgtcaaatagCTCAACCCCTATTGATATCCTGATCAGTGATGTCTTGGCCATTAAGCCTGGGGAGATAAGGATTGGTTtggactttggggttagtacagGGAGTTTTGCAGCAAGGATGAGAGAAAAGAATGTCACAATTATCACAACTGCTCTCAACCTTGGCGCTCCTTTCAATGAGATGATTGCACTCAGAGGCTTGGTTCCTCTCTATCTTACATTAAACCAAAGgcttcctttctttgacaacaCCATGGATTTGATTCATACCTCTGGATTTCTTGATGGTTGGATAGATTTGCTGTTGATGGATTTCATATTGTTCGACTGGGATCGGATTCTGAGGCCTGGAGGATTGTTGTGGATTGAGCGGTTTTTCTGCAACAGAAAGGATTTAGATGATTTCATGTACATGTTTCTGCAGTTTAGGTACAAAAAACACAAGTGGGCTATTTCACCTAAGTCAAAGGATGAAGTCTACTTTTCTGCATTGCTGGAGAAACCACCAAGAGCTATATGA